Proteins co-encoded in one Juglans regia cultivar Chandler chromosome 16, Walnut 2.0, whole genome shotgun sequence genomic window:
- the LOC109009245 gene encoding protein PHYTOCHROME KINASE SUBSTRATE 1-like codes for MRQAAVRANSDQFFISLILLISAFDNCIKPFSACNTSLSQTLSSGNDIGNLRDASFSSYLNGAEETFVRKLTVSSGNLGPIMTTEDQKTHVGRTKEDEEEIGVFGAEKYFKGGMDEDTPITTSMSARSKYQYKNDEHVDLDTKKCRVQPGTPSVQSESSWNSQSTLLQSGVRNPSRANTNKARGKKILAGLGCSTCSDKDSVEIKEHVGEISFNKSATSDAVQGKALGKKEPRKTGLDLVEAARAHKSLLGYKVKEDIHCPKLDNLGTGSSRENCFSFPTSNSGATTLPTKLQFPQGEEEKQRKSIDVFGSPVMGKRNKSLRIERRLTMLSWDATPRMEDIELSAQTGGTLYNDTESDASSDLFEIESITGKANPFLARQPSDAMSGCVTPTNCYAPSEASIDWSVVTASAADFSAMSDCEELRSTTMKSPRKPISTVPNAKTNANKEMQHRRSGILSGCKSHKAVRVAGDVYRTNHENADHVYPQMSRRSDSFIPVTRFQAESKSNSFNSRSGQPAFAAHSLPRSQSPCAPHPLYIQ; via the exons ATGAGGCAAGCAGCTGTAAGAGCTAATTCTGATCAATTCTTCATCTCCCTGATCTTGTTGATTTCAGCTTTTGATAATTGCATCAAACCCTTTTCAG CTTGCAACACCAGTCTTTCGCAAACTTTGTCATCCGGAAACGACATCGGGAATCTCCGCGACGCCTCGTTTTCTTCGTATCTGAATGGTGCAGAGGAAACATTTGTTCGTAAACTTACTGTGTCAAGTGGAAATCTGGGGCCTATCATGACCACTGAAGATCAGAAAACTCACGTTGGAAGAACAAAGGAGGATGAGGAAGAAATTGGAGTATTTGGTGCCGAGAAGTACTTCAAAGGAGGAATGGATGAGGATACCCCAATAACTACCAGCATGAGTGCAAGGTCGAAGTACCAATACAAGAACGATGAACATGTTGATCTAGACACCAAGAAGTGCAGAGTTCAGCCTGGAACTCCGAGTGTTCAGTCTGAATCAAGTTGGAACAGCCAAAGCACGTTACTCCAGAGTGGTGTAAGAAATCCTTCGAGGGCTAACACGAACAAGGCACGTGGAAAGAAGATTCTTGCAGGTCTTGGCTGCTCTACATGTTCTGATAAAGATTCTGTCGAAATTAAAGAACATGTTGGTGAAATCAGCTTCAACAAAAGTGCTACCTCTGATGCAGTCCAAGGCAAAGCACTCGGCAAAAAAGAGCCCAGGAAAACTGGCCTAGACCTTGTTGAAGCAGCTCGAGCACATAAATCTCTCCTGGGCTACAAGGTCAAGGAAGATATTCACTGCCCGAAATTGGATAATTTGGGAACTGGATCGAGCAGAGAAAACTGTTTTAGCTTCCCAACTTCAAATTCCGGGGCGACAACTCTACCTACAAAGTTGCAATTTCCacaaggggaagaagaaaagcagCGAAAGTCAATAGACGTGTTTGGTTCCCCCGTAATGGGAAAGAGAAACAAGTCATTACGCATTGAGAGGAGGCTAACAATGCTGTCTTGGGATGCCACTCCAAGAATGGAAGACATCGAATTATCTGCACAAACGGGTGGAACCTTGTACAATGATACTGAGAGTGATGCAAGTTCAGACTTGTTTGAGATAGAGAGCATCACAGGCAAAGCCAACCCATTTCTTGCAAGACAACCTTCAGATGCCATGTCAGGCTGTGTCACCCCTACAAACTGTTATGCACCAAGCGAGGCAAGCATAGACTGGAGTGTAGTCACAGCCAGTGCTGCAGATTTCTCGGCGATGTCAGATTGTGAAGAGCTGAGGTCAACGACCATGAAAAGTCCAAGAAAACCGATTTCAACAGTTCCTAATGCCAAAACTAATGCTAACAAAGAGATGCAGCACCGCCGTTCAGGTATCTTGTCTGGTTGCAAGAGTCACAAAGCTGTGAGAGTTGCTGGAGATGTCTACAGGACGAATCATGAAAATGCAGATCATGTTTACCCACAAATGAGTCGTAGGTCAGATTCCTTCATTCCTGTGACAAGGTTTCAAGCTGAGAGTAAGTCGAACAGTTTTAATTCCAGGTCAGGGCAACCTGCCTTTGCGGCACATTCACTCCCCCGGTCACAGTCGCCTTGTGCTCCACATCCTTTGTACATTCAGTGA